In the genome of Kitasatospora cathayae, one region contains:
- a CDS encoding LysM peptidoglycan-binding domain-containing protein: MAAPRAKDQARTAQARTGGPGTGKGGTPTVRGHARSGRRAGRGRGGALITALAALVTLLALLFGVPALLLYGTQAVASMGEVASGGVGEALTSPDDGQLFLWLLVVVGWLAWACFALSVLLEVPAQLRGRIARRIPAFGWSQRLAAGLVGSVLALLPVAGSAFAAAPGASHAPAAQAQLTPGVQRAALPAAQPAPALAPATDPRPTYTVRDSRPADSLWSIAERQLGSGERWVEIAKLNDGRVMDDSGLRFDAERPIQPGWELLMPADAKPDEAKAPAQGPAPAPEPAPARAQAQTPAPAQAQTPAPAQTPQSATEPAAGGPKTVTVRSGDSLSAIAQRELGDAEAWPKLFEANKGVQAPDGERLTDPDVLEPGMVLTVPGAAAPAPVPAPVPAPAPAAGSEQAPATSGAPEQVPAARTPAPAPSPAQPEAPSQNPVPAHTPAPAPAAHAARAPGGDYRVALGASTVGVLLAAIMVGTVAYRRGTQLRARRPRHRIAMPDAEAAAFENELMARQDRAGLELLDRALRTLARNTVRGGKRLPAIVAARITPDHTIELHLSGPATPIAPFRAAHAANVWWCSEESGDVLSPAQARKTAAPYPALVTLGTSPDGSVVLADLEAVRLLHLSGHPDDARDVLRTLAIELAHSPLADRLHLHLVDLAEEVPISGPAAERIHRHPTLEAALAALGPRTAKARATLIAAEAASPREARSRGQADESWVPEIVLCAQRPGGEVPAELGRLLDARPRTCVAVITRAPEPGTGPVARWTLPATGQAAIPGLHLTVELQRLDDHQYDQVTELLRVADDPTQHPAPAWTLDGPGLDPDPDEDTDTTELPVTVPVLAAVGAPGATAEEGEDAATGPQLLTRVIGTGASPFAGTDPVAPAPVPAPVPGPARFAVNGQGRQAATGTGQPADEATRDLRLPAGPAEVAEPTGTGPEDAAATAEAAPVDAPVTVLPVQPVQPAQPVRPAQPVQTVRPVVPQPPAGPIPPAQPAEPVRPAEPVPTHQSAPAPTGVDPRVPARPEPGPGPSVSDAPSGAEPGTPAEPGPAAAAPVARTTPGRSDSDDLLAILRSPEAHTPRNAPRIRLLGPVDVAGTPGAVEPGALPRLTELAVYLALRPGADHHALDHDLHPGAAHLDPHPTAPDAKSPLPAKLADLAAWFGTSPDGRAYLPTETTDGYAFAPAVTCDWDEFRSLYRRGMRSTSATADAALAHALALVRGAPFAEAPPASYGWAESERQDMIAAIVDTAHELAARRLQYGDHRSAEAAVFRGLAVAPDVELLHRDLFYAYASAGARDQLLRAVNRLDALSRRTGRDLDADTVALLRDLLAGS; the protein is encoded by the coding sequence ATGGCCGCGCCACGTGCCAAGGACCAGGCCCGTACCGCCCAGGCCCGTACCGGTGGGCCCGGAACCGGGAAGGGCGGGACGCCGACCGTGAGGGGGCACGCCCGGAGCGGACGCCGGGCCGGACGCGGCCGCGGCGGCGCGCTGATCACCGCGCTCGCCGCGCTGGTCACCCTGCTCGCCCTGCTGTTCGGCGTCCCCGCCCTGCTGCTGTACGGCACCCAGGCGGTCGCCTCGATGGGCGAGGTCGCGTCCGGCGGGGTGGGGGAGGCGCTCACCAGCCCGGACGACGGACAGCTGTTCCTCTGGCTGCTGGTGGTGGTCGGCTGGCTGGCCTGGGCGTGCTTCGCGCTCTCCGTCCTGCTGGAGGTCCCCGCCCAGCTGCGCGGCCGGATCGCCCGCCGGATCCCGGCCTTCGGCTGGAGCCAGCGGCTCGCGGCCGGGCTGGTCGGCTCGGTGCTCGCACTGCTGCCGGTGGCCGGTTCGGCCTTCGCGGCGGCGCCCGGAGCCTCCCACGCCCCCGCCGCCCAGGCCCAGTTGACCCCGGGCGTGCAGCGGGCCGCGCTGCCCGCCGCCCAGCCCGCGCCCGCGCTGGCCCCGGCGACCGACCCCCGCCCCACCTACACCGTACGGGACAGCCGGCCGGCGGACAGTCTGTGGTCCATCGCGGAGCGCCAACTGGGCTCCGGGGAGCGGTGGGTGGAGATCGCCAAGCTCAACGACGGCCGGGTGATGGACGATTCCGGCCTGCGCTTCGACGCGGAACGGCCGATCCAGCCAGGCTGGGAGCTGTTGATGCCGGCGGACGCCAAGCCGGACGAGGCGAAGGCGCCCGCGCAGGGCCCCGCCCCGGCCCCGGAGCCGGCTCCCGCCCGGGCACAGGCGCAGACACCGGCTCCGGCGCAGGCGCAGACACCGGCTCCGGCGCAGACGCCGCAGTCCGCGACGGAGCCGGCTGCGGGCGGGCCGAAGACGGTGACCGTCCGCTCCGGGGACAGCCTGTCGGCCATCGCCCAGCGGGAGCTGGGAGACGCCGAGGCCTGGCCGAAGCTGTTCGAGGCGAACAAGGGCGTGCAGGCGCCGGACGGGGAACGGCTGACCGATCCGGACGTGCTGGAGCCGGGGATGGTGCTCACCGTACCGGGGGCGGCCGCGCCGGCTCCTGTGCCTGCACCTGTACCTGCTCCTGCTCCCGCTGCCGGTTCCGAGCAGGCGCCCGCGACGTCGGGCGCGCCCGAGCAGGTCCCGGCTGCCCGGACCCCGGCTCCCGCCCCGTCCCCGGCCCAGCCCGAGGCCCCGTCCCAGAACCCGGTGCCCGCCCACACTCCGGCTCCCGCTCCCGCCGCGCACGCCGCCCGGGCGCCCGGTGGCGACTACCGCGTCGCCCTGGGCGCCTCCACGGTCGGCGTCCTGCTCGCCGCCATCATGGTCGGCACCGTCGCCTACCGGCGCGGCACCCAGCTGCGCGCCCGTCGCCCCCGGCACCGCATCGCAATGCCCGATGCCGAGGCCGCTGCCTTCGAGAACGAACTGATGGCCCGTCAGGACCGCGCCGGGCTCGAGCTGCTGGACCGCGCCCTGCGCACCCTGGCCCGCAACACCGTGCGCGGCGGCAAGCGGCTGCCCGCGATCGTCGCGGCCCGGATCACCCCCGACCACACCATCGAACTCCACCTGTCCGGACCGGCCACCCCGATCGCGCCGTTCCGCGCCGCGCACGCCGCCAACGTCTGGTGGTGCAGCGAGGAGTCCGGCGACGTGCTGAGCCCCGCCCAGGCCCGCAAGACCGCCGCGCCCTACCCCGCGCTGGTCACCCTCGGCACCTCGCCGGACGGCTCGGTGGTCCTCGCCGACCTGGAGGCCGTCCGGCTGCTCCACCTGTCCGGGCACCCCGACGACGCCCGGGACGTGCTGCGCACCCTCGCCATCGAGCTCGCCCACAGCCCGCTGGCCGACCGGCTCCACCTGCACCTGGTGGACCTCGCGGAGGAGGTGCCGATCAGCGGACCGGCCGCCGAGCGGATCCACCGCCACCCCACCCTGGAGGCCGCGCTGGCCGCCCTCGGCCCGCGCACCGCCAAGGCCCGCGCCACCCTGATCGCGGCCGAGGCCGCAAGCCCGCGCGAGGCCCGCAGCCGGGGCCAGGCGGACGAGTCCTGGGTGCCGGAGATCGTGCTCTGCGCCCAGCGACCCGGCGGCGAGGTGCCCGCCGAGCTCGGCCGACTGCTGGACGCCCGCCCGCGCACCTGCGTCGCCGTCATCACCCGCGCCCCCGAGCCCGGCACCGGACCGGTGGCCCGATGGACCCTGCCGGCCACCGGCCAGGCCGCCATCCCGGGCCTGCACCTGACCGTGGAGCTCCAGCGGCTGGACGACCACCAGTACGACCAGGTCACCGAACTGCTTCGGGTCGCCGACGACCCCACCCAGCACCCGGCGCCCGCCTGGACCCTGGACGGCCCCGGGCTCGACCCGGACCCGGACGAGGACACCGACACCACCGAACTGCCCGTCACCGTACCGGTGCTGGCCGCCGTCGGCGCTCCGGGCGCGACGGCGGAGGAGGGGGAGGACGCGGCGACCGGGCCGCAGCTGCTGACCCGGGTCATCGGGACCGGCGCCAGCCCCTTCGCGGGCACCGACCCGGTGGCGCCCGCGCCGGTGCCCGCGCCCGTGCCCGGGCCGGCGCGGTTCGCCGTCAACGGGCAGGGGCGGCAGGCGGCCACCGGGACCGGGCAGCCCGCCGACGAGGCCACCCGCGACCTGCGGCTGCCGGCCGGGCCCGCCGAGGTGGCGGAGCCGACCGGGACGGGGCCGGAGGACGCGGCCGCCACCGCCGAGGCGGCGCCGGTGGACGCCCCGGTGACGGTGCTTCCCGTGCAGCCCGTTCAGCCGGCGCAGCCCGTTCGGCCCGCGCAGCCCGTTCAGACCGTGCGTCCCGTGGTCCCGCAGCCGCCTGCCGGGCCGATACCGCCCGCGCAGCCCGCAGAGCCCGTACGGCCCGCCGAGCCCGTGCCGACGCACCAGAGCGCGCCCGCGCCCACCGGCGTCGACCCGCGCGTTCCGGCCCGGCCGGAGCCCGGCCCCGGCCCGAGCGTTTCGGATGCCCCGTCCGGTGCAGAGCCAGGGACGCCGGCCGAACCCGGTCCGGCCGCCGCGGCCCCGGTCGCCCGGACCACCCCCGGCCGCAGCGACAGCGACGACCTGCTCGCCATCCTCCGCTCCCCGGAGGCGCACACCCCGCGCAACGCCCCCCGGATCCGGCTGCTCGGCCCGGTCGACGTGGCCGGCACCCCCGGAGCCGTCGAACCCGGCGCGCTGCCCCGGCTCACCGAGCTCGCCGTCTACCTCGCGCTGCGCCCGGGCGCCGACCACCACGCGCTCGACCACGACCTCCACCCGGGCGCCGCCCATCTCGACCCGCACCCCACCGCGCCCGACGCCAAGAGCCCGCTCCCGGCCAAACTCGCCGACCTGGCGGCCTGGTTCGGCACTTCGCCCGACGGCCGCGCCTACCTGCCCACCGAGACCACCGACGGCTACGCCTTCGCCCCGGCCGTCACCTGCGACTGGGACGAGTTCCGCAGCCTCTACCGGCGCGGCATGCGCAGCACCAGTGCCACCGCCGACGCCGCCCTCGCCCATGCCCTGGCCCTGGTGCGGGGAGCCCCCTTCGCCGAGGCTCCACCCGCCTCGTACGGCTGGGCCGAGTCCGAGCGCCAGGACATGATCGCCGCGATCGTCGACACCGCCCACGAGCTCGCCGCCCGCCGCCTCCAGTACGGCGACCACCGCAGCGCCGAGGCGGCCGTCTTCCGCGGCCTCGCGGTCGCCCCGGACGTCGAACTCCTGCACCGGGACCTCTTCTACGCCTACGCCTCGGCCGGTGCGCGCGACCAGCTGCTGCGCGCGGTGAACCGGCTCGACGCACTGAGCCGCCGCACCGGCCGGGACCTGGACGCCGACACGGTCGCCCTGCTGCGCGACCTGCTCGCCGGCTCCTGA
- a CDS encoding TadE/TadG family type IV pilus assembly protein, with product MLSRLRRPGPRPDRGAVALFVAICAAYLVLVIALVIDAGGRLRVAERTDAYAQEAARVGGQQLDQAAVLQGKGFKVKQDYVRQAAETYLELYGLHVDDVEFSGGGKVVTVTVRTDYRPVLLGALGQRKVTGKGSATLVHGVEKAETD from the coding sequence GTGCTGAGTCGACTGCGACGCCCAGGACCCCGCCCGGACCGGGGCGCGGTCGCCCTGTTCGTGGCGATCTGCGCGGCCTACCTGGTGCTCGTCATCGCGCTGGTGATCGACGCGGGCGGCCGACTGCGGGTCGCCGAGCGCACCGACGCCTACGCCCAGGAGGCCGCCCGGGTCGGCGGACAACAGCTCGACCAGGCGGCCGTGCTGCAGGGGAAGGGCTTCAAGGTCAAGCAGGACTACGTCCGGCAGGCCGCCGAGACCTACCTGGAGCTGTACGGGCTGCACGTCGACGACGTCGAGTTCTCCGGTGGCGGCAAGGTCGTCACCGTCACCGTGCGGACCGACTACCGGCCGGTCCTGCTGGGCGCCCTCGGGCAGCGGAAGGTAACGGGCAAGGGCAGTGCGACCCTCGTCCACGGAGTCGAGAAAGCGGAGACCGACTGA